In one Paraburkholderia megapolitana genomic region, the following are encoded:
- a CDS encoding DUF3857 domain-containing protein, with the protein MHYLIRVISAALIFATSYGAVQAANTAKPADFQPNITILVDDTVYNVNADGTYTKDITESFRINTDQGVQQRGQVSLRYSTSLEELNIEQAYTTTQDGRRIDVTPDKILEQQSAEGAQAPMFDDNKVKVVVFPSVAIGTTLTLRYKSTQKKPMFPGQFSTLEYYGVGTPRESMHLTIRAPASMKLYVDAIDLGGGRATADKPDTQLWKWSLTNRPARPPELGSVSSVDYSPRVAVSTFPNFATAGAAYLDRAAPKAAVTPAVQALADKLTQGVTDPRQQAEILYNWVSTNIRYVAIYLGFGGVVPHDAGAILDAAYGDCKDHVTLLEALLAAKGIKSAPVLVNAYDSYWVPKAAMPVGVFNHAITYLPAFNLFVDSTAGLARFGTLPDSELGKPALVTDDGSGTARLVTLPVANPDSARVKVTTQLTIDRTGNVLGTSQIDNQGAFDLLSRQLFSSIRPGLETQIAARVLTMTGQDGTGGYTHGEVRDLTKPFNYETRFTLPDYALFPGPGAIQVPAGLGSFSNISSTFEQTSQDKREYAMPMAGRHVTETTTITLPDGVKIPVLPKPANIASQWGTYTSAYQVDGQTITVTRNLDITLPGGLIEPDQYPEFRKMGRAVKRDLRTQLVYY; encoded by the coding sequence ATGCATTACCTGATTCGCGTGATATCCGCAGCACTGATTTTTGCCACCTCATACGGCGCTGTACAAGCCGCCAACACCGCAAAACCTGCCGATTTCCAGCCCAACATCACGATCCTCGTCGACGACACCGTCTACAACGTCAACGCAGACGGCACCTACACGAAAGACATCACCGAGAGCTTTCGCATCAATACGGACCAGGGCGTCCAGCAACGCGGACAGGTATCGCTGCGCTACAGCACGTCGCTCGAAGAACTGAACATCGAGCAGGCGTACACGACCACCCAGGACGGCCGCCGCATCGACGTCACGCCGGACAAGATTCTCGAGCAGCAAAGCGCGGAAGGCGCCCAGGCGCCGATGTTCGACGACAACAAGGTCAAAGTCGTGGTCTTCCCGAGCGTCGCAATCGGCACGACGCTCACGCTGCGTTATAAAAGCACGCAGAAAAAGCCCATGTTTCCGGGGCAATTCTCGACTCTTGAGTATTACGGCGTCGGGACGCCCAGAGAGTCAATGCATCTGACAATCCGCGCGCCGGCTTCGATGAAACTGTATGTCGATGCAATCGATCTCGGCGGTGGCCGCGCTACTGCGGACAAACCGGATACGCAGCTCTGGAAATGGTCGCTGACGAATCGTCCGGCGCGGCCGCCCGAACTGGGCTCGGTCAGCAGCGTCGACTACAGCCCGCGCGTGGCGGTGAGCACATTCCCGAATTTCGCAACTGCCGGTGCGGCCTATCTCGATCGGGCAGCGCCGAAGGCTGCGGTGACACCGGCTGTCCAGGCGCTCGCGGACAAGCTCACCCAGGGCGTCACGGACCCGCGGCAACAAGCCGAGATCCTTTATAACTGGGTCAGCACGAACATTCGTTATGTGGCGATCTATCTTGGCTTCGGCGGTGTCGTGCCGCACGATGCCGGCGCGATTCTCGACGCGGCATACGGCGACTGCAAGGACCACGTGACCTTGCTCGAAGCGCTGCTCGCGGCGAAGGGCATCAAGAGCGCGCCCGTACTGGTCAACGCGTACGACAGCTACTGGGTGCCGAAAGCCGCCATGCCGGTTGGCGTGTTCAATCACGCAATCACCTACCTGCCCGCCTTCAATCTGTTTGTCGATTCGACTGCGGGGCTCGCGCGTTTCGGCACACTACCCGATTCCGAACTCGGCAAACCCGCCCTGGTGACCGACGACGGCAGCGGCACCGCGCGTCTCGTGACGCTGCCCGTCGCCAACCCTGACAGCGCCCGCGTGAAGGTCACGACGCAACTCACGATCGATCGCACAGGCAACGTGCTCGGCACCAGTCAGATCGACAATCAGGGCGCCTTCGATCTGCTGTCGCGACAACTCTTCTCGTCCATTCGTCCTGGCCTTGAAACGCAGATTGCCGCACGGGTCCTGACGATGACCGGTCAGGACGGCACGGGCGGCTACACCCACGGCGAGGTACGCGACCTGACGAAGCCGTTCAATTACGAAACGCGGTTTACGTTGCCCGATTACGCGCTGTTCCCCGGACCAGGCGCGATCCAGGTACCGGCGGGGCTGGGTAGCTTCAGCAACATCAGCTCGACGTTCGAGCAGACTTCTCAGGACAAGCGCGAATACGCGATGCCCATGGCTGGGCGACATGTGACGGAGACGACAACCATTACGCTGCCGGACGGTGTCAAGATTCCCGTCTTGCCCAAACCGGCCAACATCGCCTCGCAATGGGGAACGTATACGTCGGCGTACCAAGTCGACGGCCAGACCATCACCGTGACGCGCAATCTGGATATCACCTTGCCCGGTGGACTGATCGAGCCCGATCAATATCCGGAGTTCAGAAAGATGGGACGCGCAGTGAAGCGCGATCTGCGAACCCAGCTGGTTTACTACTAG
- a CDS encoding DUF1987 domain-containing protein, translated as MTPIKLPRTDFTPEIEFSPADQRLSVEGECHPENPNTFFGPILQLIGQYLQTAQPPHFVMRVRLTYINSASTKAMRQLFMVLSDASKRGCNVDIDWEFDPDDDAIQELGQDLLYGIGATHVVFNEVLIET; from the coding sequence ATGACGCCGATCAAACTTCCCCGTACCGACTTCACCCCGGAGATCGAGTTTTCCCCCGCTGACCAGCGTCTTTCGGTCGAAGGAGAATGTCACCCGGAAAATCCGAATACTTTCTTCGGTCCGATCCTGCAACTGATCGGCCAGTACCTGCAGACCGCGCAACCGCCGCATTTCGTCATGCGTGTGCGTCTGACGTATATCAACAGCGCGTCGACGAAAGCGATGCGGCAGCTCTTCATGGTACTGAGCGATGCCTCGAAGCGCGGCTGCAATGTCGACATCGACTGGGAGTTCGATCCGGATGACGACGCGATCCAGGAACTCGGTCAGGATCTGCTCTACGGAATCGGCGCGACCCACGTGGTGTTCAACGAAGTGCTGATCGAGACGTAA
- a CDS encoding Lrp/AsnC family transcriptional regulator — MTSRNRPLDPQDLKIMRELQTNARVSNADLAERVGMSTTACWNRTRQLESDGYIRGYVALLDHQKLGLADIVLLEVTLDRHDDNALARFGAELAELPEVLEAYLVSGEYDYLVKVAVDGTAGYERFLREKLYKIAGIRHSRSMFTLRCMKSIPSVQV; from the coding sequence ATGACCTCGCGTAATCGCCCGCTCGACCCGCAGGATCTCAAGATCATGCGCGAGCTGCAAACCAATGCGCGCGTCAGCAATGCCGATCTCGCCGAGCGCGTCGGCATGTCGACCACCGCGTGCTGGAACCGGACGCGGCAACTGGAAAGCGATGGTTATATCCGCGGTTATGTCGCGCTGCTCGACCACCAGAAGCTCGGGCTCGCCGATATCGTGCTCCTCGAAGTCACGCTCGATCGTCACGACGACAATGCGCTCGCGCGCTTCGGCGCGGAACTGGCCGAGCTGCCCGAAGTGCTGGAGGCGTACCTGGTATCGGGCGAATACGACTATCTGGTGAAAGTCGCGGTGGACGGCACCGCGGGGTACGAGCGTTTTCTACGCGAGAAGCTCTACAAGATCGCCGGTATTCGCCACAGCCGCTCGATGTTCACCCTGCGCTGCATGAAGAGCATCCCGTCCGTGCAGGTTTAA
- a CDS encoding MBL fold metallo-hydrolase, with protein sequence MTKAFASQADLEEKKITFTQLSENAYAYTAEGDPNSGVIVGDDGVLIVDTTATPAMAQDLIARIRTVTDKPIKYVVLSHYHAVRVLGASAYFAEGAQQVIASRGTYEMIVERGEADMKSEIERFPRLFAGVETVPGLTWPTLVFEREITLFLGKLEVRIEHLGAGHTKGDTIVWLPSQKVLFSGDLVEYDAACYCGDAQLEQWPATLEALRALGADKLVPGRGPALTTPQDVHKGIDYTKDFVTTLLQSGREAVEQQLDLKAAMAHTRKAMDPKFGQVFIYEHCLPFDVSRAFDEASGIKHPRIWTAQRDKDMWSALQG encoded by the coding sequence ATGACAAAAGCATTTGCATCGCAGGCCGATCTCGAGGAAAAGAAAATCACGTTCACACAACTGTCCGAGAACGCCTACGCCTATACGGCCGAGGGCGATCCGAACTCGGGCGTGATCGTCGGCGACGATGGTGTGCTGATCGTCGATACGACCGCGACGCCCGCGATGGCGCAGGACCTGATCGCAAGGATCCGCACCGTCACCGACAAACCGATCAAGTACGTCGTGCTGTCGCACTACCACGCGGTGCGCGTGCTGGGCGCATCGGCATATTTCGCCGAGGGCGCGCAGCAGGTGATCGCGAGTCGCGGCACCTACGAAATGATCGTCGAGCGTGGCGAAGCGGACATGAAGTCGGAAATCGAGCGCTTTCCGCGTCTGTTCGCGGGTGTCGAAACGGTGCCGGGTTTGACGTGGCCGACCCTCGTGTTCGAACGCGAGATCACGCTGTTTCTCGGCAAGCTGGAAGTGCGCATCGAGCACCTGGGCGCCGGTCATACGAAGGGCGACACGATCGTCTGGTTGCCGTCGCAGAAGGTGCTGTTCTCGGGCGATCTCGTCGAGTACGACGCTGCGTGCTACTGCGGCGACGCGCAGCTCGAACAGTGGCCTGCCACGCTCGAAGCGCTGCGCGCACTCGGTGCGGACAAGCTCGTGCCGGGCCGCGGCCCCGCGCTGACTACGCCGCAGGACGTTCACAAGGGTATCGATTACACGAAGGATTTCGTCACGACGCTGCTGCAAAGCGGCCGCGAAGCGGTCGAGCAACAGCTCGATCTGAAGGCGGCGATGGCGCATACGCGCAAGGCAATGGATCCGAAGTTCGGCCAGGTCTTCATCTACGAACACTGTCTGCCGTTCGATGTGTCGCGCGCGTTTGACGAAGCGAGCGGTATCAAACATCCGCGCATCTGGACCGCGCAGCGCGACAAGGACATGTGGAGCGCTCTGCAGGGCTAG
- a CDS encoding ABC transporter substrate-binding protein: MTARTRRTARTLAAFATAAMALASLPAHAQTPQLSDGVVKIGVLTDLSSVYASVAGQSAVEAVRMAAEDFMKANPGIKVEVVAADHQNKADIAATRAREWFDVQHVDMITDLASSGAAFAVIDIAKQKNKIVIATGPASSDITGAKCSPVSIHYVYDTYALGHATGDAMAKQGGDSWFFLAADYAFGQALVKDTSEAIKADGGKVIGTVRAPLNASDFSSYMLQAQSSGAKVIGLANAGGDFINAVKSANEFGVTRGGKQQLAGLLVFLSDIHALGLQTAQGLQFSTAFYWDRNDETRAWAKRIYARTKKMPTQIEAGDYSSTMHYLNAVKAAGTDDTAAVMKKMKELPINDFFAKNGRIREDGRMVHDMYLVQVKKPSESKYPWDYYTIKATIPADKAFRPLAESACPLVKPPAQ; this comes from the coding sequence ATGACCGCTAGAACACGTCGAACAGCCCGAACGCTTGCGGCATTCGCCACCGCCGCCATGGCGCTCGCTTCGCTGCCCGCGCATGCGCAGACTCCGCAGCTGTCGGACGGCGTTGTGAAGATCGGCGTGCTGACCGATCTGTCGAGCGTGTATGCATCGGTGGCTGGACAGAGCGCAGTCGAGGCGGTGCGCATGGCCGCGGAAGACTTCATGAAGGCGAACCCCGGCATCAAGGTCGAAGTAGTCGCCGCCGATCACCAGAACAAGGCCGACATCGCAGCGACACGCGCTCGCGAGTGGTTCGACGTGCAGCACGTCGACATGATCACCGACCTCGCTTCGTCGGGTGCTGCGTTCGCGGTCATTGACATCGCGAAGCAGAAGAACAAGATTGTTATTGCCACCGGGCCGGCGAGCTCGGACATCACCGGAGCGAAGTGTTCGCCGGTCAGTATTCACTACGTCTACGACACGTACGCGCTAGGCCATGCAACCGGCGATGCAATGGCGAAGCAGGGCGGCGACAGCTGGTTCTTTCTCGCCGCCGACTACGCGTTCGGCCAGGCACTCGTGAAGGACACCTCGGAGGCCATCAAGGCCGACGGCGGCAAGGTGATCGGCACGGTGCGCGCTCCGCTGAACGCTTCTGATTTCTCGTCGTATATGCTGCAGGCGCAGAGCTCGGGCGCGAAAGTAATCGGCCTCGCAAACGCCGGCGGCGATTTCATCAACGCGGTCAAGAGCGCAAATGAATTCGGCGTTACACGTGGCGGCAAACAGCAACTGGCCGGGTTGCTGGTGTTTCTGTCGGATATTCACGCGCTCGGCTTGCAGACCGCGCAGGGTCTGCAATTCTCTACGGCGTTCTACTGGGATCGCAACGACGAAACCCGTGCGTGGGCCAAGCGGATCTATGCGCGCACGAAGAAGATGCCGACCCAGATCGAGGCTGGCGACTACTCGTCGACGATGCATTATCTGAACGCGGTGAAGGCGGCCGGCACCGACGATACCGCTGCCGTCATGAAGAAGATGAAGGAACTGCCGATCAACGATTTCTTCGCGAAGAACGGCCGGATTCGCGAAGACGGCCGTATGGTGCACGACATGTACCTCGTGCAGGTGAAGAAGCCGTCCGAGTCGAAATACCCCTGGGATTACTACACCATCAAGGCGACGATTCCCGCCGACAAGGCGTTCCGACCGCTTGCCGAAAGTGCGTGTCCGCTGGTGAAGCCGCCTGCGCAGTAG
- a CDS encoding FAD-dependent oxidoreductase: MSIDYQALSFDYRPCREQRHGVDEASVHPVIVVGAGPVGLATAIDIAQQGVPVVLVDDDCTLSTGSRAICFAKRTLDIFDRLGCGQRMVDKGVSWNVGKVFLRDDLVYTFNLLPESGHHRPAFINLQQYYVEGYLLERASELPNLEIRWKNRVTGLQQAGAPGAPDASVTLTVDTPDGPYALRGRYVVAADGSRSPLRALMGLDSRGRTFKDRFLIADVKMEADFPTERWFWFDPPFHPNQSVLLHRQPDNVWRIDFQLGWDADPVLEKTPERVIPRVRALLGADAKFELQWVSVYTFSCLRMERFRHGIVLFAGDAAHGVSPFGARGANSGVQDAENLAWKLAMVVTGRAPDALLDSYAAEREYAADENIRHSTHSTDFITPKSAVSRVFRDAVLTLAGEHVFARQLVNSGRLSVPTVLGDSILNTPDSDAFDGRMVPGAACCDAPLEHAGQPAWLLPQLGQQFTGLLFCGADGIDDDTQNVLQALANASVPLRFVLIVSADSHDLATTLTRRFPYATVAIDSEGLAAARYDATAGAFYLVRPDQHVCARWRNIDARRIEEALGRALCLENSAQ, from the coding sequence ATGAGCATCGACTACCAGGCGCTGTCGTTCGACTACCGGCCGTGCCGCGAGCAGCGGCACGGCGTGGATGAGGCGAGCGTGCATCCGGTGATCGTGGTTGGCGCGGGGCCGGTGGGCCTCGCAACCGCAATCGATATTGCGCAGCAGGGCGTGCCGGTCGTGCTGGTGGACGACGACTGCACGCTGTCTACAGGTTCGCGCGCGATCTGCTTCGCGAAACGCACGCTCGATATCTTCGACCGGCTCGGCTGCGGCCAGCGCATGGTCGACAAGGGCGTGAGCTGGAACGTCGGCAAGGTGTTCCTGCGCGACGATCTCGTCTACACGTTCAATCTGCTGCCGGAAAGCGGTCATCACCGGCCTGCGTTCATTAACTTGCAGCAGTACTACGTCGAAGGCTATCTGCTCGAGCGCGCGAGCGAACTGCCGAACCTTGAAATCCGCTGGAAAAATCGCGTGACCGGTTTGCAGCAGGCAGGCGCGCCCGGTGCGCCGGATGCCAGCGTGACGCTGACAGTCGACACACCCGATGGTCCGTATGCGCTGCGAGGTCGCTATGTCGTCGCGGCCGACGGCTCGCGTAGCCCGTTGCGCGCACTGATGGGACTCGACAGCCGCGGACGCACGTTCAAGGACCGCTTTCTGATCGCCGACGTGAAAATGGAAGCGGATTTTCCAACCGAGCGCTGGTTCTGGTTCGATCCGCCGTTTCATCCGAACCAGTCGGTGCTGTTGCATCGTCAGCCCGACAACGTGTGGCGGATCGACTTTCAACTGGGCTGGGACGCGGACCCTGTGCTCGAGAAAACCCCCGAGCGTGTGATTCCTCGCGTGCGCGCGCTGCTCGGCGCGGACGCGAAATTCGAACTGCAGTGGGTCAGTGTGTACACATTCTCGTGTCTGCGGATGGAACGCTTTCGTCACGGCATCGTGCTGTTCGCCGGCGATGCCGCGCACGGTGTGTCGCCGTTCGGCGCGCGCGGCGCGAACAGCGGTGTGCAGGACGCGGAGAATCTTGCGTGGAAGCTCGCGATGGTGGTGACTGGCCGTGCGCCCGATGCGCTGCTCGACAGCTATGCGGCCGAGCGCGAATACGCAGCCGACGAGAATATCCGCCATTCCACGCACTCGACCGATTTCATCACGCCGAAGAGTGCGGTCAGCCGCGTGTTTCGCGATGCCGTGCTGACGCTTGCAGGCGAGCATGTGTTTGCGCGGCAGCTTGTCAATAGCGGGCGGTTGTCGGTGCCGACGGTGCTGGGCGATTCCATACTCAACACACCGGACAGCGACGCTTTCGATGGTCGGATGGTGCCGGGCGCCGCGTGTTGCGATGCGCCGCTCGAGCACGCTGGACAGCCGGCGTGGTTGTTACCGCAACTAGGCCAGCAGTTCACCGGGTTGCTGTTCTGCGGTGCGGACGGTATCGACGACGACACGCAAAATGTCTTGCAGGCGCTCGCGAATGCGAGCGTGCCTTTACGGTTCGTGCTGATCGTGAGCGCGGACTCACACGATCTCGCTACGACACTCACGCGCCGCTTTCCTTACGCAACCGTGGCGATCGATAGCGAAGGACTCGCGGCGGCGCGTTACGACGCAACAGCTGGCGCGTTCTACCTGGTGCGGCCCGACCAGCATGTCTGCGCACGCTGGAGAAATATCGACGCACGCCGCATCGAAGAGGCACTCGGACGCGCGCTTTGTCTAGAGAACAGCGCGCAGTAG
- a CDS encoding 4-hydroxybenzoate 3-monooxygenase translates to MRTQVGIIGAGPAGLLLSHLLHLRGIESVVLEARGREQIESTIRAGVLEQGTTDLLTEAGVGTRMKSEGAQHHGFELAFEGKRRRIDLTGLTGHSITVYAQHEVLKDLVAARIEANGTVLFNVSQTSLHGIDTTTPSIRFHHEGEPHELHCDYVIGCDGSQGVSRNSIPRALRRDYERVYPFGWFGILVEAPPSSHELIYARHERGFALVSTRSPNVQRMYFQCDPKDTVELWSDDRIWAELHARVDSTEGEHVVEGKIFQKNIVGMRSFVSTTMRHGRLFLAGDAAHIVPPTGAKGLNLAVADVRVLTQALDSFYKEGRIDLLDTYSATALKRIWRAEHFSYWMTRMMHRLDDASPFEQQLQIAELEHVTTSRAAATAMAENYVGAVAV, encoded by the coding sequence GTGCGCACTCAGGTTGGCATCATCGGCGCGGGGCCCGCGGGCCTGCTGCTTTCCCATCTGCTTCATCTACGCGGTATCGAATCGGTGGTGCTGGAGGCGCGCGGCCGCGAACAGATCGAATCGACGATACGCGCCGGCGTGCTCGAACAGGGCACGACGGACCTGCTCACCGAAGCGGGCGTCGGTACGCGGATGAAGAGCGAAGGAGCGCAGCATCACGGCTTCGAACTCGCGTTCGAAGGCAAGCGTCGGCGGATCGATCTCACTGGGCTCACGGGTCATTCCATTACCGTTTATGCACAGCACGAAGTGCTGAAAGACCTCGTTGCCGCGCGCATCGAGGCAAACGGGACTGTGCTGTTCAACGTCTCGCAGACCTCGTTGCATGGTATCGACACGACGACACCATCGATCCGCTTTCACCACGAAGGCGAACCGCACGAACTGCATTGCGACTATGTAATCGGTTGCGACGGTTCGCAGGGTGTATCGCGCAACTCGATTCCCCGGGCACTGCGACGCGACTACGAGCGTGTGTATCCGTTCGGCTGGTTCGGCATTCTCGTCGAGGCGCCTCCTTCGTCACATGAGCTGATCTACGCGCGGCACGAGCGCGGCTTCGCACTTGTCAGCACGCGCTCGCCGAACGTGCAGCGCATGTACTTCCAGTGCGATCCGAAGGATACGGTCGAGCTTTGGTCAGACGATCGCATCTGGGCCGAGCTGCATGCCCGCGTCGATTCGACTGAAGGCGAGCATGTGGTGGAGGGAAAGATCTTCCAGAAGAATATCGTCGGGATGCGCAGCTTCGTGTCGACAACGATGCGGCACGGGCGGCTGTTCCTCGCCGGCGATGCCGCGCATATCGTGCCGCCGACCGGCGCGAAGGGGCTGAACCTCGCGGTGGCCGACGTCCGCGTGCTGACGCAAGCGCTCGATTCGTTCTACAAGGAAGGCCGCATCGATCTGCTCGATACGTACAGCGCGACTGCGCTCAAGCGGATCTGGCGCGCGGAGCACTTCTCATACTGGATGACGCGGATGATGCACCGCCTCGACGATGCCTCGCCGTTCGAGCAGCAGTTGCAGATCGCCGAACTCGAACACGTGACGACCTCGCGCGCCGCGGCCACCGCGATGGCGGAGAACTACGTCGGCGCAGTCGCGGTGTAA
- a CDS encoding DUF2783 domain-containing protein has protein sequence MPLNTEPNLARPDDFYEALIDMHRDLDDAQSQSTNAQLILLLANHIGDHATLLEAMQIARNGATRRT, from the coding sequence ATGCCGCTCAACACCGAACCAAATCTCGCGCGCCCCGACGATTTCTACGAAGCGCTGATCGACATGCATCGCGATCTGGACGATGCCCAAAGCCAGTCGACGAATGCGCAGTTGATCCTGCTGCTGGCGAATCACATCGGCGACCACGCGACGCTGCTCGAAGCGATGCAAATCGCACGTAATGGGGCGACGCGTCGGACGTAG
- a CDS encoding SiaB family protein kinase → MDFRAFESFRDAAGDAGLVYYYAGHFDEEVRRSLSANLKSRLELESVGGAAKRKLFSTFMEMAQNVLHYGGCVETPSDTEARPGAIAVGRDATSYWIVCGNLVPVEHVARIAGRLDQLKQMSLDEIKAAYREQLANDDHANTDTISKGAGLGLLTIARDSIQPVEYAFYDDEASAGRFSRFYIKAFV, encoded by the coding sequence ATGGATTTCCGCGCGTTCGAAAGCTTTCGCGATGCAGCCGGCGACGCCGGTCTCGTGTACTACTACGCCGGCCACTTCGATGAAGAAGTGCGGCGTTCGCTGTCGGCCAATCTGAAGAGTCGGCTTGAACTGGAAAGTGTGGGCGGTGCCGCCAAGCGCAAGCTGTTTTCGACTTTCATGGAAATGGCGCAGAACGTGCTGCACTACGGCGGCTGCGTCGAAACGCCTAGCGATACCGAGGCACGACCGGGCGCCATCGCAGTAGGCCGCGACGCAACGTCGTACTGGATCGTGTGCGGCAACCTGGTGCCGGTCGAGCACGTTGCACGCATCGCCGGCAGGCTCGACCAGCTGAAGCAGATGTCGCTCGACGAGATCAAGGCCGCCTATCGCGAGCAACTCGCCAACGACGACCACGCGAACACCGACACGATCAGCAAAGGCGCCGGTCTCGGCCTGCTGACGATCGCACGCGACAGCATCCAGCCGGTCGAGTACGCGTTTTACGACGACGAAGCGTCGGCTGGACGCTTCTCGCGTTTTTATATCAAGGCTTTTGTCTAA
- a CDS encoding AMP-binding protein — translation MPADLIFEDRLRPGDELLARGQRLAGGLYRLGIREGDTVAVLMGNLPEYLDVIQACRIAGCMYCPINWHFTPAEIEYLLVDSAAKVLIADAELLAACLHVVPRDTLLLAVDANPVSGHYVPVRSEAALRYESWLASQAPYDGPTVAPRGHLVYTSGTTGRPKGVVRDAVPLDQLQARDQQSQTVIASTFGIVPGCRVLLPAPLYHSAPTLFARSAMQTAALLVLMPRFDALRVLELIERHRIDTLYLVPIMYVRLLKLSAAERARYDLSSLRFIASTGAPCSPDVKRAMIEWLGPIVYETYASSEVGMVTVIDSRDALARPGSAGRPVGDAQVRIRRESGESCDVGEIGLIYARQPAYPDFTYRNNHAARERIERDGLVTLGDMGYLDADGYLYVCDRASDMVISGGVNIYPVEIENALARHPALGDVAVFGVPDAEYGERLVAAIECDAAASGLSAEALIDFLRPLIAGYKIPREIAFVAHLPRDDNGKIAKRRLRDAYATSPWNR, via the coding sequence ATGCCCGCTGATCTGATCTTCGAAGACCGCCTGCGGCCCGGCGACGAACTGCTCGCGCGCGGCCAGCGTCTGGCGGGCGGCCTGTACCGGCTCGGCATCCGCGAAGGCGACACGGTCGCGGTCCTGATGGGCAATCTCCCTGAATATCTCGACGTGATCCAGGCGTGCCGCATAGCGGGCTGCATGTACTGCCCGATCAACTGGCACTTCACGCCTGCGGAGATCGAATACCTGCTGGTCGATTCCGCTGCGAAGGTATTGATCGCCGATGCCGAGCTGCTAGCAGCGTGTCTGCACGTGGTGCCGCGAGACACGCTGTTGCTCGCCGTCGATGCGAATCCGGTCTCCGGTCATTACGTACCGGTGCGCAGCGAAGCCGCGCTGCGCTACGAAAGCTGGCTTGCCAGCCAGGCGCCTTACGACGGGCCGACCGTCGCACCGCGCGGACATCTCGTGTACACGTCGGGCACGACCGGCCGGCCGAAAGGCGTCGTGCGCGATGCGGTGCCGCTCGATCAATTGCAGGCACGCGATCAACAGTCGCAAACGGTGATCGCGAGCACCTTTGGGATCGTGCCCGGTTGCCGCGTATTGTTACCCGCGCCGCTGTATCACAGCGCGCCGACGCTATTCGCACGCAGCGCGATGCAAACCGCCGCGCTGCTGGTGCTGATGCCGCGCTTCGATGCGTTGCGTGTACTGGAGTTGATCGAGCGCCACCGGATCGACACGCTTTATCTCGTGCCGATCATGTATGTGCGTCTGCTGAAGCTGTCCGCCGCTGAACGTGCGCGTTACGATCTGTCGTCGCTGCGCTTCATCGCATCTACGGGCGCACCGTGCTCGCCGGATGTGAAGCGCGCGATGATCGAATGGCTCGGCCCGATCGTCTACGAGACCTATGCGTCGAGCGAAGTTGGGATGGTCACTGTGATCGATTCGCGCGATGCACTGGCACGCCCAGGCAGCGCTGGGCGCCCGGTCGGTGACGCGCAGGTGCGGATTCGCCGCGAGTCGGGCGAATCGTGCGATGTCGGCGAAATCGGCTTGATCTATGCGCGCCAGCCCGCCTATCCGGACTTCACTTACCGCAACAACCACGCGGCGCGCGAGCGGATCGAGCGCGACGGGCTCGTCACGCTCGGCGACATGGGCTATCTCGACGCCGACGGCTATCTGTACGTCTGCGACCGTGCGTCGGACATGGTCATCTCGGGTGGCGTCAATATCTATCCGGTTGAAATCGAGAATGCGCTTGCGCGGCATCCGGCGCTCGGCGACGTCGCGGTGTTCGGTGTGCCCGATGCCGAGTATGGCGAGCGGCTCGTCGCGGCGATCGAATGCGATGCGGCTGCGAGCGGTCTTTCGGCGGAAGCGTTGATCGACTTTTTGCGTCCGCTGATTGCGGGCTACAAGATCCCTCGCGAGATTGCGTTCGTCGCGCATCTGCCGCGCGACGACAACGGCAAGATCGCGAAGCGGCGGCTGCGCGATGCGTATGCGACGTCGCCGTGGAACCGTTAG